In one Gossypium hirsutum isolate 1008001.06 chromosome D09, Gossypium_hirsutum_v2.1, whole genome shotgun sequence genomic region, the following are encoded:
- the LOC107890839 gene encoding T-complex protein 1 subunit delta — MAAVTAAQPRSSKTESYVDNKRKEDIRHANINAARAVADAVRTSLGPKGMDKMISTANGEVIITNDGATILNKMEVLQPAAKMLVDLSKSQDSAAGDGTTTVVVIAGALLKQCLTLLSNGIHPTVISDSLHKASIKAVDVLTAMAVPLELSDRESLIKSASTSLNSKVVSQYSTLLAPLAVDSVLSVVDPAKPDMVDLRDIKIVKKLGGTVDDTQLVKGLVFDKKASHAAGGPTRMENAKIAVIQFQISPPKTDIEQSIVVSDYTQMDRILKEERNYILGMIKKIKATGCNVLLIQKSILRDAVTDLSLHYLAKAKIMVVKDVEREDIEFITKTLNCLPIANIEHFRVEKLGHADLVEEVSLGDGKIVKVTGIKDMGRTTTVLVRGSNQLVLDEAERSLHDALCVVRCLVSKRFLIAGGGAPEIELSRQFGAWSKVLHGMEGYCVRSFAEALEVVPYTLAENAGLNPIAIVTELRNRHAQGEINAGINVRKGQITNILEENVVQPLLVSTSAITLATECVRMILKIDDIVNVR, encoded by the coding sequence ATGGCTGCCGTGACTGCAGCTCAGCCGCGCTCTTCCAAGACCGAGTCCTACGTGGACAACAAGCGCAAAGAAGACATCCGCCATGCCAACATCAACGCTGCCCGAGCTGTGGCTGACGCCGTCCGAACCAGCTTAGGTCCCAAAGGTATGGACAAAATGATCTCAACCGCCAACGGCGAAGTCATCATAACCAACGACGGCGCCACCATTTTAAACAAGATGGAAGTTCTACAACCCGCCGCTAAAATGCTCGTCGATCTCTCCAAATCTCAGGACTCTGCCGCCGGTGACGGCACCACTACTGTCGTCGTCATTGCTGGTGCCCTCCTTAAGCAATGCCTCACCCTTCTCTCCAACGGTATCCACCCCACTGTTATATCCGATTCTCTCCACAAGGCTTCGATTAAAGCCGTCGATGTCCTCACCGCCATGGCCGTCCCTCTCGAGCTCTCCGATCGCGAATCGTTGATCAAATCCGCCAGTACTTCGTTGAACAGCAAGGTTGTTAGCCAATACTCAACACTTCTTGCCCCGCTTGCCGTTGATTCCGTTCTCTCTGTCGTTGATCCAGCAAAGCCGGATATGGTTGATTTAAGAGACATCAAGATTGTGAAAAAGCTAGGGGGGACCGTGGACGATACGCAGTTGGTTAAAGGGCTGGTCTTCGATAAGAAAGCAAGCCATGCAGCTGGAGGACCGACCAGAATGGAGAATGCAAAAATTGCGGTAATTCAGTTTCAGATTTCCCCTCCTAAAACTGATATTGAACAGAGTATTGTAGTTTCTGATTATACTCAAATGGATAGGATATTGAAAGAGGAAAGGAATTATATTTTGGGTATGATTAAGAAGATTAAAGCCACTGGTTGTAATGTTTTGTTGATCCAAAAGAGTATTCTGAGAGATGCAGTCACGGATTTATCATTGCATTATTTGGCCAAGGCTAAGATTATGGTTGTTAAGGATGTTGAGAGGGAAGATATTGAGTTTATTACCAAGACTTTGAATTGTTTGCCTATTGCTAATATTGAGCACTTTCGAGTGGAGAAGCTGGGGCATGCAGATCTTGTTGAGGAGGTTTCACTCGGGGATGGAAAGATTGTTAAGGTTACTGGGATCAAGGATATGGGAAGAACCACAACTGTTTTAGTTAGGGGTTCGAATCAGTTGGTCCTCGACGAAGCTGAGAGGAGTTTACACGATGCCTTATGTGTGGTCAGGTGTTTAGTGAGTAAAAGGTTTTTGATTGCAGGTGGTGGTGCCCCGGAGATTGAATTGTCGAGGCAGTTTGGTGCTTGGTCTAAGGTGTTGCATGGGATGGAGGGGTATTGTGTTAGGTCTTTTGCTGAGGCACTTGAAGTTGTTCCTTATACGTTGGCTGAGAATGCGGGGTTGAACCCTATTGCTATTGTGACTGAGCTGAGGAATCGGCATGCTCAAGGGGAGATCAATGCTGGGATCAATGTGAGGAAGGGACAGATCACTAATATCTTGGAGGAGAATGTTGTGCAACCACTGCTTGTAAGCACAAGCGCAATTACACTGGCAACGGAGTGTGTGAGGATGATTTTGAAGATTGATGATATTGTTAATGTGAGGTAG